From one uncultured Methanoregula sp. genomic stretch:
- a CDS encoding DEAD/DEAH box helicase — protein sequence MRWEELRPIQVDAIHAIFETNQNLIISAKTASGKTEAAFLPILSRIVDRKGPGISAIYVGPLKALINDQFQRLEKLCELAEIPVFKWHGDVGSSGKIKFLKNPLGVLLITPESIESLFINHPNELKRLFGSLSFIVIDEMHSFIGNERGAHLKSLLSRVKHKSPPGVRLIGLSATFGDNELAKKWLIPRKSESVTVITDPGEQKEIKYLVRGYVPKKFPNENEPEDEDPVVLDVVNYFYGKTALIFVNSRERLELYTDKTRGYLERNGMPDMFRIHHGSLSKSEREETEDALKSNRPTATFCSSTLEMGIDVGNVSRIGQIGAPWSVNSLNQRLGRSGRKDSEASELIMFIPEGLPKDESIIDRLHPELLRAVAMSELMIEKWNEPPQIDFFHYSTLIQQILSVIKEHGGVTAKDLFDTLISNGAFTNVRQSEFLQILRSMGAADLIDQDDRDVLILGLVGESIVSNFEFYSAFTTPREFSVIHKGRKIGSIQSTPDLETREFLILAGRRWEILNVDFEKEVILVEPSKGGKVPKYFGGGGADIHRRIREKMHEVVLSDIIPTYLDKKAQMMLKKAQHAARSAGLATNPFVVDGAFTYWFTWTGSAKHRTLFTLGREFGGMKVEDEEIALKFKGVSPAQILEKYRALVENCPSPEEIAEKFQGRTSEKYDQYVPESLQIAAYAKRYIDTDVLVPKIES from the coding sequence ATGCGTTGGGAAGAATTGAGGCCCATTCAAGTAGACGCTATCCACGCGATATTCGAAACCAACCAGAATTTGATAATCTCGGCAAAAACTGCGTCGGGGAAAACGGAGGCGGCATTCCTTCCGATTCTTTCCCGAATCGTGGATAGAAAAGGACCGGGAATATCAGCGATCTATGTCGGCCCTCTGAAAGCTCTCATCAACGATCAGTTCCAGCGCCTCGAAAAATTGTGTGAGCTTGCAGAGATTCCGGTCTTCAAGTGGCATGGAGATGTCGGCAGTAGCGGGAAGATAAAATTCCTGAAGAATCCTTTAGGTGTCCTTCTCATCACACCGGAATCGATCGAGTCCCTCTTTATAAATCACCCGAATGAACTGAAACGCTTGTTTGGATCGCTTTCGTTCATTGTTATTGACGAGATGCATTCATTCATCGGGAACGAACGGGGTGCACACCTGAAAAGTCTCCTCTCCCGCGTGAAACACAAGAGCCCACCCGGTGTCCGGCTCATCGGACTCTCAGCGACCTTCGGTGATAATGAGCTGGCAAAAAAATGGCTCATCCCTCGTAAGTCCGAATCGGTCACAGTCATAACGGATCCCGGCGAACAGAAGGAGATCAAGTATCTCGTCCGGGGATATGTCCCGAAAAAATTCCCCAACGAGAACGAACCTGAAGATGAAGATCCAGTTGTTCTTGATGTCGTGAACTATTTCTACGGAAAAACGGCTTTGATATTCGTCAACAGCCGGGAGCGGCTTGAACTTTACACGGATAAGACACGAGGCTACCTTGAGAGAAATGGAATGCCGGATATGTTCCGGATCCATCACGGTTCCCTCTCGAAAAGCGAGCGTGAAGAAACGGAAGATGCCCTCAAATCAAACCGGCCAACCGCTACATTCTGTTCCAGTACGCTCGAAATGGGAATCGATGTGGGAAATGTTTCCCGCATCGGGCAGATCGGCGCCCCGTGGTCTGTCAATTCCCTTAATCAGCGTCTTGGAAGAAGCGGCCGGAAAGACAGTGAAGCCTCCGAACTTATCATGTTCATTCCGGAGGGATTGCCAAAGGACGAATCAATTATCGACCGGTTGCATCCCGAACTTCTCCGAGCCGTTGCGATGTCGGAGCTGATGATCGAGAAGTGGAACGAACCTCCGCAGATAGATTTCTTCCATTACTCAACGCTGATCCAGCAGATTCTCAGCGTCATCAAAGAACACGGTGGAGTGACGGCCAAGGATTTGTTTGACACGCTTATCAGTAACGGGGCGTTCACCAATGTCCGACAGAGCGAATTTCTCCAGATTCTCCGGAGTATGGGAGCCGCCGACCTGATCGACCAGGACGACCGTGATGTTTTGATACTCGGCCTTGTGGGAGAAAGTATTGTCAGCAATTTTGAATTCTATTCCGCCTTCACCACCCCCCGGGAATTCAGCGTGATCCACAAGGGCCGAAAAATTGGCAGCATCCAGTCCACGCCCGACTTAGAAACCCGCGAGTTCCTGATTCTCGCGGGGCGTCGTTGGGAGATCCTAAATGTTGATTTCGAGAAAGAAGTGATCCTTGTCGAGCCATCAAAAGGAGGGAAAGTCCCAAAATATTTTGGTGGAGGTGGGGCTGACATCCATCGCCGTATCCGGGAGAAAATGCATGAGGTCGTACTGTCTGATATCATTCCGACATACTTAGACAAGAAGGCGCAGATGATGCTCAAGAAAGCTCAACATGCAGCCCGGAGCGCGGGGCTCGCCACCAATCCATTTGTAGTCGATGGGGCTTTTACGTACTGGTTTACCTGGACCGGTTCGGCAAAACACCGAACCCTTTTCACTCTCGGCCGGGAGTTCGGGGGGATGAAAGTTGAGGATGAAGAGATTGCATTGAAATTCAAGGGGGTCTCGCCGGCACAGATTCTTGAGAAATACCGGGCTCTGGTTGAGAATTGTCCTTCGCCCGAAGAGATTGCAGAGAAGTTCCAAGGGCGAACTAGTGAGAAGTACGATCAATATGTGCCGGAGAGTCTGCAGATTGCGGCGTATGCAAAGAGGTACATTGATACGGATGTTCTGGTACCGAAAATTGAGAGTTGA
- a CDS encoding ATP-binding protein, which produces MGKIKPRERDAIIQSLSAGVVPRIGLEHIQVGRKNELNAILSDLDRVRDDGASIRFVIGRYGSGKSFFLNLCRIVALEKKFVVAQADITLEKRLFSSDNQARALYTELMHNIAVRAKPEGGALPGIVERWISDLDYRLRKEGKSTEEILQQIPLELKGLQEIVSGYDFAMVLCKYFEGYQQGNDPLMANAIRWLSGEYSTKTEARQDLGVRNIISDENVYAYLKLWARFVRMAGYSGFLVNIDEMGVLSHRLNNTQSRNKNYEVILQILNDSLQGNVSGLGFVFAGTDEFLKDQRRGLASYEALERRLIVKSQFNVAGLKDFSGPVIELENLSKEDTVVLLYNIRNVFASYDPTKYLITDEGVNGFLTHCSKTLGSEFYLTPGDIVKSYTQLLSLLEQNPGTKWETLIGNSCIERSQDPDKVPIEDDEKPAEKQLPDKKPGDDLVSFKL; this is translated from the coding sequence ATGGGAAAAATAAAACCAAGGGAACGAGACGCAATTATCCAATCCCTGAGCGCCGGTGTTGTCCCGAGGATCGGGTTAGAGCATATCCAGGTTGGCAGAAAAAACGAACTCAATGCTATATTATCTGATTTAGACCGGGTGCGGGATGATGGGGCATCGATCCGGTTTGTCATCGGTCGCTATGGATCAGGGAAAAGTTTTTTTCTCAATCTCTGTCGGATTGTTGCCCTAGAGAAAAAATTCGTGGTAGCGCAGGCAGATATTACTCTTGAGAAACGCCTGTTTTCTTCAGATAATCAGGCACGCGCTCTCTATACAGAATTAATGCATAACATCGCGGTGCGTGCGAAACCCGAAGGGGGTGCTCTGCCGGGAATTGTCGAACGTTGGATCTCCGATCTTGATTATCGTCTCCGAAAAGAAGGCAAAAGTACCGAGGAAATTCTCCAACAGATCCCGCTAGAGCTAAAGGGTCTTCAGGAAATTGTAAGCGGTTATGATTTTGCAATGGTCCTCTGCAAATATTTTGAAGGGTACCAGCAGGGGAACGATCCTCTTATGGCAAATGCTATCCGCTGGCTTTCCGGAGAGTATTCGACAAAAACTGAGGCCCGGCAGGATCTAGGTGTCCGGAATATCATTTCGGATGAAAATGTCTATGCATACCTAAAGTTGTGGGCTCGATTTGTCCGGATGGCCGGATATTCCGGATTTCTGGTCAACATCGACGAGATGGGTGTATTATCCCACCGTCTCAACAATACCCAGTCGCGAAATAAAAATTATGAAGTGATCCTGCAGATCCTGAATGACTCCCTTCAGGGAAATGTATCGGGGCTGGGATTTGTTTTCGCGGGTACTGACGAGTTCCTCAAGGATCAGAGAAGAGGCCTTGCCAGTTACGAGGCTCTTGAACGAAGACTGATTGTAAAAAGCCAATTCAATGTCGCCGGGCTTAAGGATTTCAGCGGCCCGGTCATCGAACTCGAGAATCTCTCGAAGGAAGATACGGTCGTTCTTCTATACAATATCAGGAATGTCTTTGCTTCTTACGATCCGACAAAGTATCTCATCACCGATGAAGGTGTTAATGGATTCCTTACCCATTGTTCAAAGACGCTGGGATCTGAATTTTACCTGACACCAGGAGATATTGTGAAAAGTTATACCCAGTTACTTTCCCTCCTTGAACAAAACCCCGGAACGAAGTGGGAAACCCTTATCGGGAATTCCTGTATAGAAAGATCCCAGGATCCGGATAAAGTCCCCATCGAGGATGATGAAAAACCCGCCGAGAAACAACTTCCGGACAAAAAACCCGGAGACGATCTCGTTTCATTCAAGTTATAA